The following proteins come from a genomic window of Aphelocoma coerulescens isolate FSJ_1873_10779 chromosome 18, UR_Acoe_1.0, whole genome shotgun sequence:
- the TEKT3 gene encoding tektin-3 produces the protein MELYGYPLKAKFNQPRPPPPKVLPATSTMTTSYKNRIPYHPESFSMPWMPNSYYKAAALNPTLSPLTESFPGLPPTKIVPFISERPNGIFSQHSLDDWHRSNMTNYKESETTRHNAERLRADLTRTIKDVYQQARRTQGESTKNLGERVNDIEYWKSELCIELDAMIRETNSLMDMQKRLERALADTEGPFQVAHKCLLNREKRMGIDLVNDDVEKQLITEIKTIRSCRERIQQCLDTVNCQLMCNKEARQELEKDLADKQMGHHIDSKCYQLKNTSRGIHYYKGVERVDATVSVPETWARFTDNNIFRSQSARATSAKLRASTESLLMGTADEMWRQFSKVNDAFTSRITETANAKSKIQTHLAKTRQEIFQIETKIQVIQKAIRDKEVQLKVAQTRLDERTRRPNVELCRDAAQIHLVREVNEINETLRNLHQCLRASEDMLQMLVRSKGVLEHDLVVKNNSLFIDQERCMGMRKSYPSTVQILGYVSAGLT, from the exons ATGGAACTCTACGGCTATCCCTTAAAAGCCAAGTTTAACCAGCCACGGCCACCACCTCCCAAGGTCCTGCCGGCCACCAGCACCATGACCACCAGCTACAAGAACCGCATTCCCTACCATCCTGAGAGCTTCAGCATGCCATGGATGCCCAACTCCTACTACAAAGCAGCTGCCCTCAACCCAACCTTGTCTCCCCTCACTGAAAGCTTCCCGGGGCTTCCCCCCACCAAGATAGTTCCTTTTATTTCCGAGAGACCCAATGGCATCTTCAGCCAGCACTCGCTGGATGACTGGCACAGGTCCAACATGACCAACTACAAGGAGTCGGAGACCACCCGGCACAACGCGGAGCGCCTGCGGGCCGACCTGACCCGCACCATCAAGGACGTGTACCAGCAGGCCAGGAGGACCCAAGGGGAGAGCACCAAGAACCTAGGAGAGCGCGTCAATGACATAGAGTACTGGAAATCCGAGCTCTGCATCGAGTTGGATGCCATGATCAGGGAAACCAATTCCCTGATGGACATGCAGAAACGGCTGGAGAGAGCCTTGGCCGACACCGAGGGCCCCTTCCAG GTCGCTCACAAGTGTTTGCTCAATCGGGAGAAGAGGATGGGCATCGACCTGGTCAATGACGACGTGGAGAAACAGCTCATCACA GAAATCAAGACCATCAGGTCCTGCCGGGAGAGGATACAGCAGTGCCTGGACACGGTGAATTGCCAGCTCAT GTGCAACAAGGAGGCCcggcaggagctggagaaggacctggCTGACAAACAGATGGGCCACCACATCGACAGCAAGTGCTACCAGCTGAAGAACACCTCCAGAGGCATCCACTACTACAAAGGCGTGGAGAGGGTCGATGCCAC GGTCTCGGTGCCAGAGACGTGGGCCAGGTTCACGGACAACAACATCTTCCGCTCGCAGAGCGCGCGCGCGACCTCGGCCAAGCTGCGCGCGAGCACCGAGAGCCTCCTCATGGGCACGGCCGACGAGATGTGGCGTCAGTTCAGCAAAGTCAACGACGCCTTCACCAGCCGCATCACCGAGACTGCCAACGCCAAGAGCAAGATCCAGACACACCTGGCCAAG ACACGGCAGGAAATCTTCCAGATCGAGACGAAGATCCAAGTCATCCAGAAGGCCATAAGGGACAAAGAGGTTCAGTTAAAGGTGGCTCAGACCCGGCTGGATGAGCGCACGAGGAGACCCAACGTGGAGCTGTGCCGGGACGCTGCCCAGATCCA CCTTGTCCGAGAGGTCAACGAGATCAACGAGACGCTGCGGAACCTGCACCAGTGCCTGCGGGCCTCCGAGGACATGCTGCAGATGCTGGTGCGCTCCAAGGGCGTCCTGGAGCACGACCTGGTGGTCAAGAACAACTCCCTGTTCATCGACCAGGAGCGCTGCATGGGGATGCGCAAGAGCTACCCCAGCACCGTGCAGATCCTGGGGTACGTCTCCGCAGGACTCACCTGA